The following are encoded in a window of Fusarium verticillioides 7600 chromosome 6, whole genome shotgun sequence genomic DNA:
- a CDS encoding lysosomal acid lipase/cholesteryl ester hydrolase, which translates to MAIPFIGRLRPHEYLALVGSFILVGLEAIIRVLTLALPPFLVTLFYRASRRLFNRFSAPARRRAESKRKTISTKVRDAPDFVELCRIWGYEAEEHIVQTKDGYLLGLHRLQWRKGEEGQKVNYGPTSLKKKVIYMHHGLLMNSEVWVALTDEQRCLPFELVERGYDVWFGNNRGNKYSKKSINQSPTSNAFWDFSIDEFAFHDIPDSISYILDTTQQESLSYIGFSQGTAQAFASLAIHPKLNNQINVFIALAPAMAPAGLSSGIVDALVTASPSVLFLLFGRRSILSSATMWETILYPPIFSKLIDMGLSFLFNWQTLNISASQKLAAYPHLYSFTSTKSVVHWFQIIRNKSFQMYDDDVHQPISVTSSSKYSKVAKYPTRNIKTPIVLVYGGSDSLVDIKVMLKELPPQTVATEIPHYEHLDFLWARDVDTQVFQHVFDALDSFTDAEHTKEEYDRYYVSRQESLLGSGYAFGHAHHGSESESSTLTPSIEGANGAQLTPQPQPHRAREQASGIPSPKNTTRHRVKYSGEIPAGDRPATPELFKSAAGRDSPESGLDSPVAARVKAGVRRSGSVGSNISLDMREGRGISVGASKAAGGIVTKSGASGTNVEESPRRDSSAEKKKKRGSDTSRAVHVRYNMLGLREPSFSLYG; encoded by the exons ATGGCTATTCCTTTCATCGGGAGGCTTCGCCC TCACGAGTATCTCGCTCTCGTGGGATCATTTATTCTCGTCGGTCTCGAGGCAATCATTCGGgtcttgactttggctttgc CCCCATTTCTTGTTACGCTTTTCTATAGAGCTTCAAGACGACTCTTCAATAGGTTTTCTGCGCCTGCGAGGCGACGAGCGGAGAGTAAACGAAAAA CGATATCCACCAAGGTACGAGACGCGCCAGACTTTGTTGAGCTGTGTCGCATTTGGGGCTACGAAGCAGAGGAACATATCGTTCAGACCAAGGATGGATATCTTTTAGgtcttcatcgtctgcaGTGGCGaaaaggcgaagaaggacAGAAAGTCAACTACGGCCCCACGAGTCTGAAAAAGAAGGTCATCTACATGCACCATGGCCTTCTTATGAATTCAGAGGTTTGGGTTGCTCTCACGGATGAGCAGAGATGTCTACCATTCGAGCTGGTTGAGAGAGGTTACGACGTCTGG TTTGGAAACAATCGGGGTAACAAGTACTCCaaaaagtcaatcaatcagtcGCCAACCTCCAATGCCTTCTGGGACTTTTCCATCGACGAATTTGCCTTCCACGACATTCCGGATAGCATCAGTTACATCCTCGATACAACTCAGCAGGAGAGTCTCTCGTACATCGGCTTTTCCCAAGGTACAGCTCAGGCTTTCGCCAGCTTAGCCATCcatcccaagctcaacaaccagatcaatgtcttcatcgCTCTCGCGCCTGCTATGGCGCCTGCCGGCTTATCTAGTGGAATTGTCGACGCGCTCGTAACGGCATCGCCTTCTGTTTTGTTCCTCTTGTTTGGTCGTCGTTCCATTCTCAGTTCCGCTACTATGTGGGAGACCATCTTGTACCCGCCCATcttcagcaagctcatcgacatggGGCTTTCATTCTTGTTCAATTGGCAAACCCTCAATATCTCCGCGAGCCAGAAATTGGCTGCTTATCCCCATTTGTACTCCTTTACGAGCACCAAGAGTGTGGTTCACTGGTTCCAGATCATTCGAAACAAATCCTTCCAAATGTATGACGATGACGTTCACCAGCCAATCAGCGTCACTTCAAGCAGCAAATACTCCAAGGTTGCCAAGTACCCGACTCGAAACATCAAAACACCAATCGTTCTGGTTTACGGTGGCAGCGATTCCCTGGTGGATATCAAGGTTATGCTCAAGGAACTACCACCTCAAACTGTGGCAACCGAGATTCCTCACTATGAacatcttgactttctctGGGCTCGGGATGTCGATACACAGGTTTTCCAGCACGTGTTTGATGCGCTTGACAGCTTCACTGATGCCGAGCATACAAAGGAGGAATATGATCGTTACTATGTCAGTCGGCAGGAGAGTCTTCTAGGGTCAGGGTATGCGTTTGGGCATgctcatcatggcagcgAGAGCGAGTCTTCGACACTTACACCAAGTATTGAGGGAGCCAATGGTGCCCAACTTACGCCCCAGCCTCAGCCACACCGAGCACGAGAGCAGGCGTCTGGAATTCCTTCTCCCAAGAACACGACAAGACACAGAGTGAAATACTCGGGTGAGATACCTGCAGGCGACCGACCAGCAACTCCTGAGCTTTTTAAGAGTGCTGCGGGAAGAGACTCACCTGAAAGTGGATTGGATTCCCCAGTGGCGGCCAGGGTAAAAGCTGGTGTCAGGCGCAGCGGGAGTGTCGGGAGCAATATCAGCCTAGATATGCGAGAGGGTCGCGGTATCAGTGTCGGTGCGAGTaaggctgctggtggcaTTGTGACGAAGAGCGGCGCCAGCGGAACCAACGTGGAGGAGAGTCCTAGAAGGGACAGCTCtgcagaaaagaaaaagaa GAGGGGCAGCGATACATCTCGAGCAGTACACGTACGTTACAATATGTTGGGTTTGAGAGAGCCCAGCTTTTCGCTATATGGATAA
- a CDS encoding lysosomal acid lipase/cholesteryl ester hydrolase, protein MAIPFIGRLRPHEYLALVGSFILVGLEAIIRVLTLALPPFLVTLFYRASRRLFNRFSAPARRRAESKRKTISTKVRDAPDFVELCRIWGYEAEEHIVQTKDGYLLGLHRLQWRKGEEGQKVNYGPTSLKKKVIYMHHGLLMNSEVWVALTDEQRCLPFELVERGYDVWFGNNRGNKYSKKSINQSPTSNAFWDFSIDEFAFHDIPDSISYILDTTQQESLSYIGFSQGTAQAFASLAIHPKLNNQINVFIALAPAMAPAGLSSGIVDALVTASPSVLFLLFGRRSILSSATMWETILYPPIFSKLIDMGLSFLFNWQTLNISASQKLAAYPHLYSFTSTKSVVHWFQIIRNKSFQMYDDDVHQPISVTSSSKYSKVAKYPTRNIKTPIVLVYGGSDSLVDIKVMLKELPPQTVATEIPHYEHLDFLWARDVDTQVFQHVFDALDSFTDAEHTKEEYDRYYVSRQESLLGSGYAFGHAHHGSESESSTLTPSIEGANGAQLTPQPQPHRAREQASGIPSPKNTTRHRVKYSGEIPAGDRPATPELFKSAAGRDSPESGLDSPVAARVKAGVRRSGSVGSNISLDMREGRGISVGASKAAGGIVTKSGASGTNVEESPRRDSSAEKKKK, encoded by the exons ATGGCTATTCCTTTCATCGGGAGGCTTCGCCC TCACGAGTATCTCGCTCTCGTGGGATCATTTATTCTCGTCGGTCTCGAGGCAATCATTCGGgtcttgactttggctttgc CCCCATTTCTTGTTACGCTTTTCTATAGAGCTTCAAGACGACTCTTCAATAGGTTTTCTGCGCCTGCGAGGCGACGAGCGGAGAGTAAACGAAAAA CGATATCCACCAAGGTACGAGACGCGCCAGACTTTGTTGAGCTGTGTCGCATTTGGGGCTACGAAGCAGAGGAACATATCGTTCAGACCAAGGATGGATATCTTTTAGgtcttcatcgtctgcaGTGGCGaaaaggcgaagaaggacAGAAAGTCAACTACGGCCCCACGAGTCTGAAAAAGAAGGTCATCTACATGCACCATGGCCTTCTTATGAATTCAGAGGTTTGGGTTGCTCTCACGGATGAGCAGAGATGTCTACCATTCGAGCTGGTTGAGAGAGGTTACGACGTCTGG TTTGGAAACAATCGGGGTAACAAGTACTCCaaaaagtcaatcaatcagtcGCCAACCTCCAATGCCTTCTGGGACTTTTCCATCGACGAATTTGCCTTCCACGACATTCCGGATAGCATCAGTTACATCCTCGATACAACTCAGCAGGAGAGTCTCTCGTACATCGGCTTTTCCCAAGGTACAGCTCAGGCTTTCGCCAGCTTAGCCATCcatcccaagctcaacaaccagatcaatgtcttcatcgCTCTCGCGCCTGCTATGGCGCCTGCCGGCTTATCTAGTGGAATTGTCGACGCGCTCGTAACGGCATCGCCTTCTGTTTTGTTCCTCTTGTTTGGTCGTCGTTCCATTCTCAGTTCCGCTACTATGTGGGAGACCATCTTGTACCCGCCCATcttcagcaagctcatcgacatggGGCTTTCATTCTTGTTCAATTGGCAAACCCTCAATATCTCCGCGAGCCAGAAATTGGCTGCTTATCCCCATTTGTACTCCTTTACGAGCACCAAGAGTGTGGTTCACTGGTTCCAGATCATTCGAAACAAATCCTTCCAAATGTATGACGATGACGTTCACCAGCCAATCAGCGTCACTTCAAGCAGCAAATACTCCAAGGTTGCCAAGTACCCGACTCGAAACATCAAAACACCAATCGTTCTGGTTTACGGTGGCAGCGATTCCCTGGTGGATATCAAGGTTATGCTCAAGGAACTACCACCTCAAACTGTGGCAACCGAGATTCCTCACTATGAacatcttgactttctctGGGCTCGGGATGTCGATACACAGGTTTTCCAGCACGTGTTTGATGCGCTTGACAGCTTCACTGATGCCGAGCATACAAAGGAGGAATATGATCGTTACTATGTCAGTCGGCAGGAGAGTCTTCTAGGGTCAGGGTATGCGTTTGGGCATgctcatcatggcagcgAGAGCGAGTCTTCGACACTTACACCAAGTATTGAGGGAGCCAATGGTGCCCAACTTACGCCCCAGCCTCAGCCACACCGAGCACGAGAGCAGGCGTCTGGAATTCCTTCTCCCAAGAACACGACAAGACACAGAGTGAAATACTCGGGTGAGATACCTGCAGGCGACCGACCAGCAACTCCTGAGCTTTTTAAGAGTGCTGCGGGAAGAGACTCACCTGAAAGTGGATTGGATTCCCCAGTGGCGGCCAGGGTAAAAGCTGGTGTCAGGCGCAGCGGGAGTGTCGGGAGCAATATCAGCCTAGATATGCGAGAGGGTCGCGGTATCAGTGTCGGTGCGAGTaaggctgctggtggcaTTGTGACGAAGAGCGGCGCCAGCGGAACCAACGTGGAGGAGAGTCCTAGAAGGGACAGCTCtgcagaaaagaaaaagaagtaG